The following proteins are co-located in the Maridesulfovibrio sp. genome:
- a CDS encoding branched-chain amino acid ABC transporter permease produces MQKYSFNIGLWAMAAIVVALSQFGALDLYIQSVIMFIGINIILSSSLNVVNGYMGEFSCGHAGFMCIGAYVSSVLSVMLFTQDKIFGTPILPPELAPLGFPIVVIISGLVSAVAGLIVAVPSFKTRGDYLAIITIAANYMVISAIENMDIIGGPRGFMGMKRVVNAMEDVIDIPWMMIWVILGTFMSIWMIRRFVSSTYGKGIMSICQDEVAAEIMSVDTNKMKMAAFMLSSGLAGVAGALFAHVLGYVNPQSFNIMKSTECLVMVYLGGMGSLGGSILSAIFFTVMLELLRFIIPALDTGMHFLNLLPDTYHLSQVWKWVLIPLTLILLMQFRPEGIMGNKELPGLFPRLKKFYKFK; encoded by the coding sequence ATGCAGAAGTACAGTTTTAATATCGGACTCTGGGCCATGGCCGCCATTGTTGTTGCCCTCTCCCAGTTCGGCGCGCTCGACCTCTATATCCAGTCGGTAATCATGTTCATCGGCATCAACATCATCCTTTCCTCAAGCTTGAATGTTGTGAATGGATACATGGGTGAATTCTCATGCGGTCATGCAGGTTTCATGTGTATCGGAGCCTACGTATCCTCTGTCTTGAGCGTAATGTTATTCACTCAGGACAAGATTTTCGGCACTCCAATCCTGCCCCCGGAACTTGCTCCGCTGGGATTTCCAATTGTGGTAATTATCTCAGGACTTGTTTCCGCAGTGGCCGGACTGATCGTGGCTGTCCCTTCCTTCAAGACAAGGGGTGACTATCTGGCCATCATCACCATTGCCGCTAACTACATGGTCATATCCGCCATTGAAAACATGGACATCATTGGAGGACCTCGCGGTTTCATGGGCATGAAACGGGTAGTCAACGCCATGGAAGATGTGATCGACATACCGTGGATGATGATCTGGGTAATCCTCGGCACTTTCATGAGCATCTGGATGATCCGTCGCTTTGTGTCATCCACCTACGGCAAAGGTATCATGTCCATTTGTCAGGATGAAGTTGCCGCCGAGATCATGAGTGTTGATACCAACAAAATGAAAATGGCTGCCTTCATGCTTTCCTCCGGCCTTGCCGGGGTAGCAGGCGCACTCTTTGCCCATGTACTCGGTTATGTAAACCCGCAATCCTTCAACATCATGAAATCCACCGAATGCCTTGTAATGGTTTATCTCGGCGGCATGGGATCACTTGGAGGATCAATACTTTCGGCCATATTCTTCACGGTAATGCTCGAGTTGCTGCGTTTCATCATCCCGGCCCTCGATACCGGAATGCATTTCCTGAACCTGCTTCCGGACACTTACCATCTCAGTCAGGTCTGGAAATGGGTACTTATCCCGTTGACCCTGATTCTGCTCATGCAGTTTAGACCCGAA
- a CDS encoding branched-chain amino acid ABC transporter permease — MDILIQNLLNALQWGSFYALIALGYTLVYGVLLLINFAHGDIFMVGAYIAFFVATALLGFLDFAPWMVLALTVPLTMILTAGVGVTIERIAYRPLRRKGAHRLYVVITALMCGLILENGNLALLGASRKKFPELLDKVVYTFGNVSVTNLKIIVIFAAIAVFLLLQFIVTKTKIGMAMRGISYDKFAIPLMGIPIDNVIVFTFVLGSGMAGLAGLLFAMSYPILEPYMGALIGWKAFIAAVVGGIGDIRGAFIGGFLLGFIEVGVVAVFPSTFRDLFAFSILLIILWMKPTGIFGVAKTTKI, encoded by the coding sequence GTGGATATCCTCATCCAGAACCTGCTCAATGCCCTGCAGTGGGGCAGCTTTTATGCTCTCATTGCGCTGGGCTACACCCTTGTTTACGGTGTTCTGCTCCTGATCAACTTTGCCCACGGCGATATTTTCATGGTCGGAGCCTACATCGCTTTTTTCGTTGCCACCGCCCTGCTCGGCTTTCTGGACTTTGCCCCGTGGATGGTGCTGGCTTTAACCGTTCCACTGACCATGATCCTCACCGCCGGAGTAGGGGTAACCATCGAACGCATCGCCTACCGCCCCCTGAGACGAAAAGGTGCGCATCGGCTTTACGTGGTTATTACTGCCCTTATGTGCGGCTTGATCCTTGAAAACGGCAACCTCGCCCTGCTTGGCGCCAGCCGTAAAAAATTTCCGGAACTGCTCGACAAGGTGGTCTACACCTTCGGCAATGTCTCGGTGACCAACCTGAAGATAATTGTTATCTTCGCAGCTATTGCCGTCTTCCTGCTCCTGCAGTTTATTGTCACCAAGACAAAAATCGGCATGGCCATGCGCGGCATTTCCTACGATAAATTTGCCATTCCGCTCATGGGTATCCCCATCGATAATGTAATCGTATTCACCTTTGTGCTCGGTTCCGGCATGGCCGGTCTTGCAGGGCTGCTCTTTGCAATGTCCTACCCTATCCTTGAACCGTACATGGGTGCCCTCATCGGCTGGAAAGCCTTTATCGCTGCGGTTGTAGGCGGTATCGGAGATATTCGCGGGGCTTTTATCGGCGGATTTCTGCTCGGCTTCATCGAAGTCGGAGTTGTCGCTGTATTCCCCTCAACTTTCCGGGACCTGTTCGCCTTTTCCATCCTGCTTATCATCCTCTGGATGAAGCCCACCGGAATATTCGGCGTTGCCAAGACAACCAAGATTTAA
- a CDS encoding ABC transporter substrate-binding protein, producing MKKLIIRSLLAFMVLGLAMIVVSGCSKKDEKIKIGFNIPLTGDIPKVGEASKNAAEMLLADINGQGGLEVGGKRIPLEFFYEDNESKAESAVNVALKLIEQDGVVAIIGPNSSKQAVPAGGTCNDNRTPMVSPWSTNPDTTKNRPWVFRAAFLDPFQGPVAVNFATKQFKAKTAAVLFDISNDYSKGLAEIFKEVFEKKNGTNGIVAFESHGTKDQDFSAQLTKIINSNPDFIFVPDNYNQVALIVKQARDLGYKGPFMGSDAWGSAELMKLCGDDCKGQFFSTHYAAAGAKGATKEFIDRYEAKFGETPDDVAALTWDAARLVLQAIQDAGSYSSDLKTERKAIRDALSSIKEFAGITGSMKFDSQGDPIKCAVVVRIDENGNFVFAESVCP from the coding sequence ATGAAAAAATTGATTATCAGGTCGCTTCTGGCTTTCATGGTACTCGGACTGGCTATGATTGTTGTCAGCGGCTGTTCAAAAAAGGACGAAAAAATCAAGATCGGCTTCAACATTCCGCTCACCGGGGATATCCCCAAAGTTGGCGAGGCTTCCAAGAACGCAGCAGAAATGCTTCTTGCTGACATAAACGGACAAGGCGGCCTTGAAGTCGGCGGCAAAAGAATCCCTCTCGAATTCTTTTATGAAGACAACGAATCCAAAGCAGAATCAGCAGTAAACGTTGCCCTGAAACTTATCGAACAGGATGGCGTAGTTGCAATCATCGGCCCCAACTCCTCCAAACAGGCTGTCCCCGCAGGTGGAACCTGTAACGACAACCGCACCCCCATGGTATCTCCGTGGTCCACCAACCCGGACACCACTAAAAACCGCCCCTGGGTTTTCCGTGCAGCATTCCTCGATCCTTTCCAGGGTCCTGTTGCAGTAAACTTCGCCACCAAACAGTTTAAAGCAAAAACAGCTGCTGTACTCTTTGACATTTCAAACGACTACTCCAAGGGACTCGCTGAAATTTTCAAGGAAGTATTTGAAAAGAAAAACGGAACTAATGGCATTGTAGCTTTTGAATCACACGGAACCAAAGATCAGGATTTCTCAGCCCAGCTGACCAAAATCATCAACTCCAATCCTGATTTCATCTTTGTTCCCGATAACTACAACCAGGTTGCACTTATTGTTAAACAGGCCCGCGACCTCGGCTACAAAGGCCCCTTCATGGGTTCTGATGCATGGGGTTCCGCTGAGCTGATGAAGCTTTGCGGTGACGACTGCAAAGGCCAGTTCTTCTCAACCCACTACGCTGCAGCCGGTGCTAAAGGTGCAACCAAGGAATTCATTGACCGCTACGAAGCAAAATTCGGCGAAACCCCTGACGATGTAGCCGCCCTCACTTGGGATGCCGCCCGCCTCGTGCTTCAGGCTATTCAGGACGCCGGTTCTTATAGTTCCGACCTGAAAACCGAACGTAAAGCTATCCGTGATGCCCTGAGCTCCATCAAGGAATTCGCAGGTATCACCGGTTCCATGAAATTCGACAGCCAGGGAGACCCCATCAAATGCGCCGTTGTTGTACGCATTGACGAAAACGGTAATTTTGTATTCGCCGAATCCGTCTGCCCCTAG
- a CDS encoding methyl-accepting chemotaxis protein: MESMLALQKSSSGFTDYRFFAKDSNLIGKIQANILQGQTQVKDYIITGDKKYSRKYFENAKTIFPLLEQAENELASDSRVRIIKEIKTLLADYDASFAEVAKAQIERDNQAYSILVPAGDIMEQNFARIINNLGKSQSSSAALYHCAKGVRHLVLVRLYTTKFIEKSSDSHQKRALAEMNSVNEELIQLKSILKGQNQLLLNEIEEAKDAYAKSLNELFSQTATRDKLLNTELDVIGPKMTTLIEQAKSSVISDQEKLGPSLQARNNRAIMNTWIFGIIAFVLGVTAVVIVGRNITLPLRKVVEAAYRIAEGDMSIGIKGTDRHDELGSLARAFNKMTESLNNMAEAMERVANSDLTVDAKPRSENDTIGKALATMVETLKDDNQRIHETVRTLSSSLSQISAASAELTASAAETASAVAETNATVEEVKQTAHLSNEKSRQVADVARKAVLTSQQGKKAAEEASSGMKDIRTQMDTIAQSIVKLSEQSQHIGDIIYVVNDLADQSNILAVNASIEASKAGEEGRGFTVVAREIRNLSDQSKQSVAQIQSILADIQKATSSAVMITEQGGKAVETGAALSSQTGEAILNLSTVINQSAQSSAQIAASSQEQLAGLDQVAVALGSIKQAGEQNLDSSRQLEEAVKDLDQQARSLKDMMDRFKL, encoded by the coding sequence ATGGAATCTATGCTGGCACTGCAAAAATCCTCTTCCGGTTTTACTGACTACCGATTCTTTGCCAAGGATTCCAACCTGATCGGCAAGATTCAGGCCAACATACTGCAAGGTCAAACTCAGGTTAAGGATTACATCATTACCGGCGACAAGAAATACAGTCGCAAATATTTTGAAAATGCAAAAACAATCTTCCCCCTGCTTGAGCAGGCTGAAAATGAGCTCGCCTCAGACAGCAGGGTAAGAATCATAAAAGAGATTAAAACACTTCTGGCAGATTATGACGCAAGCTTTGCTGAAGTGGCAAAAGCCCAGATAGAAAGAGACAATCAGGCATACTCCATACTGGTTCCGGCAGGAGACATCATGGAGCAGAATTTTGCTCGCATAATCAACAATCTAGGGAAATCCCAAAGTAGTTCCGCTGCCCTTTACCACTGCGCCAAGGGCGTTCGCCACTTAGTTCTTGTACGACTATATACTACTAAATTCATTGAAAAAAGTTCTGATTCTCATCAAAAAAGAGCCTTAGCTGAAATGAACTCGGTCAATGAAGAACTGATCCAGCTCAAATCTATTTTAAAAGGACAGAACCAACTGCTGCTTAATGAAATAGAAGAAGCAAAAGACGCTTATGCCAAAAGTCTCAACGAACTTTTTTCTCAGACTGCCACCCGTGACAAGCTGCTTAACACCGAACTGGATGTCATCGGTCCCAAGATGACCACCCTGATCGAACAGGCTAAATCTTCTGTCATTTCGGATCAGGAAAAACTAGGTCCTTCCTTGCAGGCACGCAACAACAGGGCCATAATGAACACTTGGATATTCGGAATTATTGCCTTTGTCCTTGGCGTTACTGCTGTTGTAATTGTAGGACGTAATATCACCCTTCCCTTACGCAAAGTTGTTGAAGCAGCCTACCGCATTGCCGAAGGCGATATGAGCATAGGGATTAAAGGAACTGACCGTCATGACGAACTCGGTTCACTGGCTCGCGCTTTCAACAAAATGACTGAATCGCTCAATAATATGGCTGAAGCCATGGAAAGAGTCGCCAACTCCGATCTAACCGTGGATGCAAAACCCCGTTCCGAAAATGACACCATCGGAAAAGCCCTTGCGACCATGGTTGAAACCCTCAAAGACGATAACCAACGTATTCATGAAACCGTGCGCACCCTTTCTTCATCGTTGAGCCAGATTTCAGCTGCTTCAGCAGAATTAACAGCTAGTGCAGCGGAAACAGCAAGTGCTGTAGCTGAAACCAATGCCACAGTTGAAGAAGTAAAACAGACCGCCCATCTCTCCAACGAAAAATCAAGACAGGTGGCCGATGTAGCCCGTAAAGCAGTTCTCACTTCACAGCAAGGCAAGAAGGCAGCGGAAGAAGCATCCTCTGGCATGAAAGATATCCGCACCCAGATGGATACCATTGCTCAGTCTATCGTAAAACTTTCCGAGCAGTCCCAGCATATCGGCGACATTATTTATGTAGTGAACGATCTTGCGGATCAGTCCAATATTCTGGCGGTAAACGCTTCGATTGAAGCATCCAAGGCCGGGGAAGAAGGACGTGGATTCACTGTGGTAGCCCGGGAAATCAGGAACCTTTCTGATCAGTCCAAACAATCCGTGGCTCAGATCCAATCAATCCTTGCCGACATCCAGAAAGCCACAAGCTCTGCGGTAATGATCACCGAGCAAGGCGGAAAGGCGGTTGAAACAGGTGCAGCTCTTTCTTCTCAGACCGGAGAGGCAATCCTTAACCTGAGCACCGTAATCAACCAGTCAGCCCAGTCCTCTGCCCAGATCGCAGCCTCCAGTCAGGAACAATTGGCCGGACTGGATCAGGTGGCAGTGGCCCTAGGCTCTATAAAACAGGCAGGAGAGCAGAACCTTGACAGTTCACGCCAACTTGAAGAAGCAGTCAAAGATCTCGACCAGCAGGCTCGTTCTCTCAAAGATATGATGGACAGATTTAAGCTTTAA